From Flavobacterium lipolyticum, one genomic window encodes:
- a CDS encoding DUF6495 family protein, translated as MKYARLTKEQFDELHAEFASFLATQAIDKAEWDELKINKPEVAEQELDVFSDLIWEGVLSRAEFLEHFSKNHIFLFQCFETHVQSIVLKSLVAETDFLSKEGLQWLSDNMFTENIEMKVGKKVFTEERNASIFELIQQGAFLSDGQLFTQINTIIES; from the coding sequence ATGAAATACGCAAGATTAACAAAAGAGCAATTTGATGAATTGCATGCAGAATTTGCAAGCTTTTTGGCAACGCAGGCTATCGATAAAGCAGAGTGGGATGAGCTTAAAATAAACAAACCGGAAGTTGCGGAGCAGGAACTGGATGTTTTTTCCGATTTAATCTGGGAAGGTGTTTTGTCGAGAGCAGAATTTTTGGAGCATTTTTCTAAAAACCATATTTTCTTATTCCAGTGTTTTGAAACTCATGTTCAGTCGATCGTATTGAAATCATTGGTTGCTGAAACTGATTTTTTGAGTAAAGAAGGATTGCAATGGCTGTCTGATAATATGTTTACCGAAAACATAGAAATGAAGGTTGGAAAAAAAGTGTTCACTGAGGAGAGAAACGCTTCTATTTTTGAATTAATTCAGCAAGGAGCATTTTTAAGTGACGGTCAATTGTTTACGCAGATCAACACTATTATCGAATCATAG